The following are encoded together in the Armatimonadota bacterium genome:
- the cysC gene encoding adenylyl-sulfate kinase → MVEPGAVVWFTGVPASGKSTVATLVEEKLRAMGCLVENLDADEVRQNLSPNLGFTPEARDENTKRLAWMGKILSRNGVHVLIAAVAPMRYYRDRAREWCPRFVEVFTTAPFEVCKERDPKGLYARGERGEINDIAGWHQPYEEPENPEVVLPTHELDLETCANMVIAKLRELGYLSCDGGCGCGCDDGYTAEEQAKVEERLKDLGYM, encoded by the coding sequence ATGGTAGAACCCGGCGCTGTCGTATGGTTTACCGGAGTGCCCGCTTCAGGCAAGTCCACCGTCGCAACCCTGGTCGAGGAGAAGCTGCGGGCGATGGGCTGTCTCGTGGAGAATCTGGACGCGGACGAAGTGCGCCAGAATCTCAGCCCGAATCTCGGCTTTACTCCGGAGGCCCGCGACGAGAATACCAAACGTCTCGCGTGGATGGGCAAGATCCTGTCGCGCAATGGCGTACACGTGTTGATTGCCGCCGTGGCCCCGATGCGCTATTACCGGGATCGGGCCCGCGAATGGTGTCCGCGCTTCGTCGAGGTCTTCACAACTGCGCCGTTCGAAGTCTGCAAGGAGCGCGACCCCAAAGGCCTGTACGCGCGTGGTGAGCGCGGCGAGATCAATGACATCGCCGGTTGGCACCAGCCATACGAAGAGCCTGAGAACCCGGAGGTCGTCCTTCCGACCCACGAGCTAGATCTGGAGACCTGCGCCAATATGGTCATCGCCAAACTCAGGGAGCTTGGGTACCTGTCCTGCGATGGCGGTTGCGGTTGCGGCTGCGACGACGGCTACACGGCCGAAGAGCAGGCGAAGGTCGAAGAGCGGCTCAAGGACCTGGGTTACATGTAG
- a CDS encoding sulfite exporter TauE/SafE family protein: protein MAAGLLYLTLSGDHKGVAANIDDGSGLWLLLLVCAGAFFCEYVDSALGMGYGTTLTPALLLLGFQTSQIVPAVLVSEFLSGILAGVLHHSVGNVTFRKGSRDTLVLAVLALCSLVGTCAAVAVSVTLPAKVLQLWIGVLVAAMGVIVLWSPRFASVFSWPRTVGLGLVAAFNKGLSGGGYGPLVTSGQILSGVDPKRSVGITSMAEGLVCLAGAVLYVCVREGAIYWPLAVPLTVGALLSVPLATWTVKTLPPVDMRRSVGFATLFLGLLTLIKLFQ from the coding sequence ATGGCGGCCGGCCTGCTGTATCTGACGTTGTCCGGCGACCACAAGGGCGTGGCCGCGAACATTGATGACGGGTCCGGGCTTTGGCTTCTGCTCCTCGTTTGTGCGGGGGCCTTTTTCTGCGAGTACGTTGACTCTGCGCTCGGCATGGGCTACGGTACAACCCTCACACCTGCGTTGCTGCTACTGGGGTTCCAAACCTCACAGATCGTTCCCGCGGTTCTGGTTTCCGAGTTCCTGTCAGGCATCCTGGCCGGCGTTCTCCACCACAGCGTCGGGAATGTTACGTTCCGAAAAGGTTCCCGCGACACTCTGGTTCTCGCAGTGCTGGCACTCTGCAGCTTGGTGGGAACCTGTGCTGCGGTGGCGGTGTCGGTCACTCTGCCGGCCAAGGTGCTGCAGCTTTGGATAGGCGTCCTGGTTGCGGCAATGGGTGTCATCGTGCTGTGGTCGCCTCGATTTGCCTCGGTTTTTTCATGGCCACGCACGGTGGGGTTGGGGCTGGTGGCTGCCTTCAATAAGGGCTTGAGCGGCGGTGGGTACGGGCCGCTTGTGACCAGCGGGCAGATCCTTTCCGGAGTGGACCCCAAGCGCTCGGTGGGGATTACCTCGATGGCCGAGGGGCTTGTCTGCCTGGCGGGAGCTGTCCTCTATGTCTGCGTGCGCGAGGGCGCCATCTACTGGCCGCTTGCCGTGCCGCTTACGGTTGGCGCGCTCTTGTCAGTTCCGTTGGCAACCTGGACGGTCAAGACACTCCCGCCCGTTGACATGCGCCGGTCCGTGGGGTTTGCGACCCTTTTTCTTGGCCTTCTCACGCTCATCAAGTTGTTCCAATAG
- the sat gene encoding sulfate adenylyltransferase, with translation MIAPHGGKLTDRVLCCSALEDAKKAAASLPQITVDYDTARDAQNIARGVFSPIEGFVGKADLDSICTKNCLTSGVAWTIPIMLDVSDPDGIEAGKDVCLMREGSAEPLAIMHVSEVFQWDKESCAKAVFGTDDMAHPGVKGYSQKGDWLVAGEIDLIDNDRGPYADYNLFPAETRKVFEERGWATCCAFQTRNVPHAGHETMQKMVLGLFDGLFIQPIIGKKKPGDFQDAAILKAYQTIIEKYFNPERVFLNILPTEMRYAGPKEAIMHAIMRKNYGATHIIIGRDHAGVGNYYGEEEAIEMFDKPEFADLEIKPVNIRGDFWYCTTCAAVASNRTCPHGKDSQIPFSGTLIRNGIVNGVAPDARIMRPEVFEVIRSFENPFVD, from the coding sequence ATGATCGCACCGCATGGTGGCAAACTGACCGACCGCGTCCTGTGCTGCAGTGCACTTGAGGATGCGAAGAAGGCGGCCGCATCGCTGCCGCAGATCACCGTTGACTATGACACGGCGCGCGACGCACAGAATATCGCCCGAGGCGTTTTCAGCCCCATCGAAGGTTTCGTGGGCAAGGCGGACCTTGATAGTATCTGCACGAAGAACTGCCTGACAAGCGGCGTTGCCTGGACGATACCGATCATGCTGGACGTGTCCGATCCGGACGGCATTGAGGCGGGAAAGGACGTCTGCCTCATGCGCGAAGGCAGCGCCGAGCCCCTGGCGATCATGCACGTGTCCGAAGTCTTCCAGTGGGACAAGGAGAGCTGTGCGAAGGCCGTTTTTGGCACCGACGACATGGCCCACCCGGGCGTCAAGGGCTACTCCCAGAAGGGTGACTGGCTGGTCGCAGGCGAGATCGACCTCATCGACAATGACCGCGGCCCGTACGCAGACTATAACCTGTTTCCCGCCGAGACCCGCAAGGTCTTCGAAGAGCGCGGCTGGGCAACCTGCTGCGCCTTCCAGACCCGCAACGTTCCCCACGCGGGCCATGAGACCATGCAGAAGATGGTGCTTGGCCTGTTCGACGGCCTCTTCATCCAGCCGATTATCGGCAAGAAGAAGCCTGGCGACTTCCAGGACGCCGCCATTCTCAAGGCCTACCAGACCATCATCGAGAAGTACTTCAACCCGGAGCGGGTATTCCTGAACATCCTGCCCACCGAGATGCGCTACGCTGGCCCGAAAGAGGCCATTATGCACGCGATCATGCGCAAGAACTACGGGGCGACCCACATCATCATCGGCCGCGACCACGCCGGGGTAGGCAACTACTACGGCGAGGAGGAGGCCATCGAGATGTTTGACAAGCCCGAGTTCGCGGACCTGGAAATCAAGCCGGTCAACATCCGCGGAGACTTCTGGTACTGCACCACGTGTGCTGCCGTGGCCAGCAACCGCACGTGCCCGCACGGCAAGGATTCTCAGATTCCCTTCAGCGGCACCCTGATTCGCAATGGGATTGTGAACGGCGTCGCGCCCGATGCCCGCATCATGCGGCCGGAAGTGTTCGAGGTAATACGCAGCTTCGAGAACCCCTTTGTGGACTGA
- a CDS encoding alkaline phosphatase family protein: MAKAQRVLVVGWDSAPPKELFEDWRKDMPNLDRLMNEGVHGLLRSTDPPITVPSWCSMMSSRNPGQLGFYGFRNRRVGEYTGKWIANAQAVKVDRVWDILSRYGKRSCVFNVPQTYPVKAINGVMISSFLTPSTESDYTYPKSLKADVERVSGGYIIDVDEFRTEDKAWLLDQIYQMTEKRFKVAQFLMQEKGPWDFFMMVYMGPDRLQHGFWKYIDKTHSKYEPGNPFENAARDYYVLLDQQLGELIAMAGPDTRIFVVSDHGAKRMDGSFNVNDWLIQEGLLTLKEPLTGVRRFSEEDVDWSRTLAWAWGGYYARIFMNVQGREPEGIVPADQYEAVRDDLVRRLEATTDHTGRVMRTRALKPQDIFTGPCNDAPDLFVYFDDLYWRAGQDVGHDSLHSFDTEIGPDDSVHDYDGILVMSPTGNAGSRVEGAQVMDIAPTILDTLGVPVPKEMEGKIIATD; the protein is encoded by the coding sequence ATGGCGAAAGCTCAACGCGTGCTTGTCGTGGGCTGGGACAGCGCCCCACCCAAAGAGCTGTTTGAGGACTGGCGCAAGGACATGCCCAACCTGGATCGCCTGATGAACGAGGGCGTCCACGGCCTCCTGCGGAGCACTGACCCGCCGATTACGGTGCCGTCATGGTGTTCCATGATGTCATCTCGTAACCCGGGCCAGCTCGGCTTCTACGGCTTCCGGAATCGCCGCGTCGGCGAATACACCGGGAAATGGATTGCCAATGCACAGGCCGTGAAGGTGGACCGGGTCTGGGATATCCTGTCCCGCTACGGCAAGCGCTCGTGCGTGTTCAACGTGCCGCAGACCTACCCCGTCAAGGCGATCAACGGGGTGATGATCTCCAGCTTCCTCACTCCAAGCACCGAGAGCGACTACACTTACCCCAAGTCGCTCAAGGCCGATGTGGAGCGGGTGTCGGGTGGCTATATCATCGATGTGGACGAGTTCCGCACCGAAGACAAGGCGTGGCTGCTTGATCAGATCTACCAGATGACCGAAAAGCGCTTCAAGGTCGCCCAGTTTCTGATGCAGGAAAAGGGTCCGTGGGACTTCTTCATGATGGTCTACATGGGCCCCGATCGCCTGCAGCATGGGTTCTGGAAGTACATCGACAAGACCCACTCCAAATACGAACCCGGTAATCCCTTCGAGAACGCCGCGCGCGACTACTACGTCCTTCTCGACCAGCAACTGGGTGAGCTCATCGCAATGGCAGGGCCCGATACCCGGATCTTCGTGGTCTCTGACCACGGCGCGAAACGCATGGACGGGTCCTTCAACGTCAATGACTGGCTCATCCAGGAAGGCCTGCTAACACTCAAGGAGCCGCTAACAGGCGTCAGGCGCTTCTCGGAAGAAGACGTCGACTGGTCGAGGACCTTAGCCTGGGCGTGGGGCGGATACTACGCACGGATATTCATGAACGTGCAAGGGCGTGAACCCGAGGGTATCGTTCCTGCCGATCAGTACGAGGCGGTGCGTGACGACCTCGTGCGCAGGCTGGAAGCCACCACCGACCACACTGGGCGCGTCATGAGGACCCGCGCTCTGAAACCCCAGGATATCTTCACCGGGCCTTGCAACGACGCCCCCGACCTGTTCGTGTACTTCGACGACCTCTACTGGCGCGCAGGACAAGATGTCGGGCACGACTCCCTGCATTCGTTCGACACCGAGATCGGCCCGGATGACAGCGTGCACGACTACGACGGCATACTCGTCATGTCTCCCACGGGCAACGCGGGAAGCCGAGTGGAAGGCGCGCAGGTGATGGATATCGCGCCGACCATCCTGGACACCCTCGGGGTGCCGGTGCCCAAGGAGATGGAAGGCAAGATCATCGCGACGGATTAG